Proteins encoded within one genomic window of Oncorhynchus mykiss isolate Arlee chromosome 27, USDA_OmykA_1.1, whole genome shotgun sequence:
- the LOC110507590 gene encoding eukaryotic translation initiation factor 3 subunit K, translating into MSASFEQMRANVGKLLRGIDRYNPENLATLERYVETQVKENAYDLEANLAILKLYQFNPAYFQVTVTSQILLKALTNLPHTDFTLCKCMIDQTHQQEERPIRQILYLGNLLETCHFQSFWSSLEENREFIDGITGFEDSVRKFICHVVGITYQNIEHRLLAEMLGDPLDTQVKVWMSKYGWTENEEGQIFIFNQEESVKPKNIVEKIDFESVSSIMATSQ; encoded by the exons ATGTCGGCATCATTCGAGCAGATGAGAGCTAACGTGGGAAAGCTCTTACGAGGAATTGATAG ATACAACCCAGAGAACCTGGCAACATTGGAACGCTACGTGGAAACACAAGTTAAAGAAAATGCCTACGACCTAGAGGCCAATTTGGCTATTCTCAAATT GTACCAGTTCAACCCTGCCTACTTCCAGGTCACAGTGACGTCGCAGATTCTGCTCAAGGCCCTGACCAACTTACCACACACAGACTTTACTCTGTGCAAGTGCATGATTGACCAGACACAC CAGCAGGAGGAGCGCCCCATTAGGCAGATCCTGTACCTGGGGAACCTCCTGGAGACCTGCCATTTCCAATCCTTCTGG TCcagtctggaggagaacagggaATTCATTGACGGCATCACAGGCTTTGAGGACTCCGTGCGCAAGT TCATCTGCCATGTGGTTGGAATCACATACCAGAACATTGAGCATCGACTTCTGGCTGAGATGCTGGGTGACCCCCTTG acacacaggttAAGGTGTGGATGAGCAAGTACGGGTGGACGGAGAACGAGGAAGGGCAGatcttcatctttaaccaggagGAGAGTGTCAAGCCCAAGAACATTGTTGAAAAGATTGACTTTGAGA GTGTATCCAGCATCATGGCCACATCTCAGTGA